Within the Candidatus Parvarchaeota archaeon genome, the region ATTTATGAAATCTGAAAGCTTTTCATTTATTGTCCTGTCATAGAACTTCCCGTGCAATGTCAGCTTGCCCCCTGCAACCGTGCAGGGCACTGCAAGCTCCTTTGAAAAGTACTTTGTAAGAAGCTCGGGCTCGCGCCTAATCTTGCCCACTATTGAGTCAAAGTTCTTGAATATAGTCTTGCTTCCCTGCAGAAATGTCTCTGCAACTGGCATCTCAAACCTTTCGGAAACCTCTGATTTGTGGGGCAAAGCTGCATACGCCCGGTCCAAAAGCTTTTCATAGTCCATAATATTGCCTGTCAATTTATTACCTGTTTGTTATCTCAAGTTGGGCTATTCTGTGCAGTTTCTCAAATGCAGTTAACTATTGCTAGCTAATCTCGATTTTGTAATTATGCAAGCTGGTCTTTATAAAGCAGCACGTCTGTAAATCCCTGTAATTTTCTCAAAGCCCGGCAAATCTTGCGACCAGTATTGCAGCAACCCCTCCAAGGCAAATTGGTGGCAAGGCAGGCAAAAACACCCGCCTTTCGCTTACAAACTTCAAAAGCACGTAAATTGCAATGCTTGAGCCGATAACAGAGGCCAATGCCACCGCCGCCCCGCCAAAGGCATATGCCGACACGGAAAGCATTGCAGGTATGGACAAGTCGCCTGTCCCAAGGTCAAGCCGCGCCCCCTCCTGCTCGACTTCCTCAACAATCTTCTTTTTCCCCACCATCCTTTCCTGCATCACCTTTTTCACTTCCCTTGCGCTGACTGCAAATGACATCTG harbors:
- a CDS encoding translation initiation factor IF-2 subunit beta (eIF-2B; functions in the early steps of protein synthesis by forming a ternary complex with GTP and initiator tRNA) translates to MDYEKLLDRAYAALPHKSEVSERFEMPVAETFLQGSKTIFKNFDSIVGKIRREPELLTKYFSKELAVPCTVAGGKLTLHGKFYDRTINEKLSDFIN